One Candidatus Goldiibacteriota bacterium DNA segment encodes these proteins:
- a CDS encoding flagellar protein: protein MVNINTQLQKLSQLQEAQKLQQGISKAPVQPSQSFKQVLETKVAEQEEVKFSSHAEKRLQSRNIELTPETMQRLKNAIGKAKEKGANETLMVFENFSLIVSVKNNTVITAVDRAGMQENVFTNIDSAVIA, encoded by the coding sequence ATGGTGAATATTAACACACAGTTGCAAAAACTGTCACAGCTGCAGGAAGCTCAGAAGCTTCAGCAGGGTATTTCCAAAGCGCCGGTACAGCCTTCACAGAGTTTTAAGCAGGTTCTTGAAACAAAAGTCGCGGAGCAGGAAGAAGTTAAATTCTCCTCACACGCGGAAAAAAGGCTCCAGTCACGCAACATAGAACTTACGCCTGAAACGATGCAAAGGCTGAAAAACGCTATTGGAAAGGCAAAAGAAAAGGGAGCAAACGAAACGCTTATGGTATTTGAGAACTTCTCCCTGATAGTAAGCGTTAAGAACAACACTGTAATAACCGCTGTTGACAGGGCAGGCATGCAGGAAAATGTGTTTACCAATATAGACAGCGCGGTAATTGCCTAA
- a CDS encoding flagellar hook protein FlgE, with translation MMGSLFSSISGLKNHTSWMNVIGNNISNVNTVGFKMGRVTFKEAISQSLGSASGSNNSANLGGINPKQQGLGSTLGSIDTIMTQGAIQTTGNATDVAIDGAGFFVVESGDATFYTRAGNFNFDNDGNLTTSSGGLVQGWQREFTFDAAAVPPYTSVLDTNQPYTSIKIPQNMVIGPRMTSNSNDYSPLDKQLGIIIKGNLDCNTPMNTVGDPAGGYPLAGYTPDAVSTATVYDSLGTARQITFYWTQTADITIGPASWTWTAYDTTDPTMTIANGTAPIVGNSGPITFDQDGSLLDNGAGGLPTENAIITLNPTNGAYAPQVISVNIGTDNGMSATGDGLRDGVTGDYGSGTYDVSTGLYIPKQTIYTSFVDGYSEGTLTGVSIDQTGGINCSFSNNQIITMAQLAVANFANPAGLEKAAGTMFMQSANSGLAQVSTAGNAGLGTTTGAALEASNVDLSVELTNMIIAQRGFESNARIVTTSSDMLDTLVQLGR, from the coding sequence ATGATGGGATCACTTTTTTCTTCAATCTCAGGCCTTAAGAACCACACATCCTGGATGAACGTAATTGGAAACAACATCTCTAACGTTAACACCGTAGGCTTTAAGATGGGAAGGGTAACATTCAAAGAAGCAATTTCGCAGTCCCTTGGTTCCGCGTCAGGTTCTAACAACAGCGCAAACCTTGGCGGTATCAATCCTAAACAGCAGGGTCTTGGATCCACACTTGGTTCAATTGACACAATCATGACACAGGGTGCTATCCAGACAACAGGAAACGCGACAGACGTTGCAATAGACGGAGCGGGTTTCTTTGTTGTTGAATCAGGCGACGCAACTTTCTATACACGCGCCGGAAACTTCAACTTTGACAATGACGGAAACCTTACAACATCAAGCGGCGGGCTTGTTCAGGGATGGCAGAGAGAGTTTACTTTTGATGCTGCTGCAGTACCTCCGTATACATCTGTTCTTGATACAAACCAGCCTTACACAAGCATTAAAATACCGCAGAATATGGTAATTGGGCCAAGGATGACATCTAACAGTAATGACTATAGCCCGCTTGATAAACAGTTGGGAATCATTATTAAGGGTAATCTTGACTGTAATACTCCGATGAATACAGTCGGTGATCCTGCTGGTGGTTATCCTTTAGCAGGCTATACACCTGATGCGGTTTCAACTGCAACTGTGTATGACTCTCTTGGTACTGCAAGGCAGATAACTTTCTATTGGACACAGACAGCAGATATCACAATAGGTCCTGCAAGTTGGACCTGGACGGCGTATGATACGACTGATCCTACAATGACAATAGCAAACGGAACAGCACCTATTGTTGGCAATTCAGGACCGATAACATTTGATCAGGATGGATCTCTTCTTGACAATGGAGCTGGTGGTTTGCCTACGGAAAATGCTATAATCACTCTTAATCCGACGAATGGTGCTTATGCGCCGCAGGTAATATCAGTAAATATTGGTACAGATAATGGTATGTCAGCAACTGGTGATGGTTTACGTGATGGCGTTACAGGAGATTATGGTTCGGGTACATATGATGTTTCAACCGGCCTTTACATTCCAAAGCAGACAATTTACACATCGTTTGTTGATGGATACAGCGAAGGAACACTTACAGGCGTTTCAATTGACCAGACAGGCGGTATCAACTGCAGCTTCTCTAACAACCAGATTATCACAATGGCACAGCTTGCGGTTGCTAACTTTGCAAACCCTGCCGGCCTTGAAAAGGCTGCAGGAACAATGTTTATGCAGTCAGCCAACAGCGGACTTGCACAGGTTTCAACAGCAGGTAACGCAGGGCTTGGAACAACAACAGGCGCAGCGCTGGAAGCTTCCAACGTTGACCTGTCAGTTGAACTGACAAACATGATTATCGCTCAGAGGGGCTTTGAATCAAACGCAAGGATAGTAACAACATCCTCTGACATGCTTGACACACTGGTACAGCTTGGAAGGTAA